One window of Vespula pensylvanica isolate Volc-1 chromosome 13, ASM1446617v1, whole genome shotgun sequence genomic DNA carries:
- the LOC122633703 gene encoding zinc finger protein 551-like produces MMLHKMSSKLCRLCGKEKQQGTDVFKDKVKGAVLISIINKYFSKEVINISTTDVFSKYVCIDCEQKICIFDEFCLMVANVQKQLAAPSLEIDFAEDMLCHLKENDSVEKSSMNKQDTRKSICPICTKSFRCQAHLERHKRIHTGQRPFICTICRMSFNQQEILMKHMERHEGKKQFQCANCHQSFRYKVSLNSHMINFHMDMDQSVIHGHVMPIDSNSFTCSECGKQFVTKYKLQRHSRCHTGERPYHCTFCTKTFSQTGNLKVHQVKCHQIPESLTEIRGQPQNNTQVMNRDMSAPLNNFHAVYISESEIQKTINETINSTDPSTSYLNKMYENPLYIDDEIETMLDHDLGQLEQNKYTTSSQDKVSLCLKQPETPELLHSLLYDD; encoded by the exons ATGATGCTTCATAAAATGAGTTCCAAATTGTGTCGTTTATGcggtaaagaaaaacaacaaggTACAGATGTATTTAAAGATAAAGTCAAAGGTGCTgtattaatttcgattattaataaatatttctccaAAGag gttataaatatatcgactACAGATGTGTTCTCAAAGTACGTTTGCATTGATTGCgaacaaaaaatttgtatatttgatGAATTTTGTTTAATGGTTGCCAATGTGCAAAAACAATTAGCTGCACCTTCTTTAGAAATTGACTTTGCcgag GATATGTTGTGTCAtctgaaagaaaacgatagcGTTGAGAAATCCTCAATGAATAAACAGGATACAAGAAAATCTATATGTCCTATATGTACGAAAAGTTTTAGATGTCAAGCGCATTTAGAAAGACataaacgtatacatacaGGACAGAGACCTTTTATTTGTACA ATTTGTAGAATGTCCTTCAATCAGCAAGAAATACTTATGAAACATATGGAAAGACACGAAGGGAAAAAACAATTTCAGTGTGCTAATTGTCATCAATCATTTCGCTACAAAGTTTCTTTAAATTCGCATATGATCAATTTTCATATGGATATGGATCAGTCTGTCATACACGGTCATGTAATGCCTATCGATAGTAATTCTTTTACATGTTCAGAATGTGGTAAACAATTTGTAACAAAGTACAAACTACAACGACATTCCAGATGTCATACCGGTGAAAGACCATATCATTGTACGTTTTGCACTAAAACATTTTCGCAAACAGGGAATCTGAAAGTACATCAAGTCAAATGTCATCAGATACCCGAGTCGTTAACAGAAATAAGAGGACAACCACAGAATAATACTCAAGTTATGAATCGCGACATGTCAGCGcccttaaataattttcatgcaGTATACATATCGGAAAGTGAAATACAAAAGACTATAAACGAAACAATTAATTCGACAGATCCAAGTACATCCTATCTCAATAAAATGTACGAAAATCCTCTTTATATAGATGACGAAATAGAAACCATGCTGGATCATGATCTTGGACAATTGGAACAGAATAAATATACTACGAGTTCGCAAGATAAAGTATCTCTTTGTTTAAAACAACCAGAGACTCCTGAATTATTGCATAGTTTATTGTACGACGATTAA